In Risungbinella massiliensis, the genomic stretch CCGTACCTGTTTTAAAATGAACTGATAGTTAGCATCCAATTCTATGAGCAATCGATGAAAAGATCGGACTGTAGAAGAACTGGTAAACGAGATAACTTGGATTTCACCTTGTTGCAAAGCTTCCCAAATCTCCTGGCGATTCTCCCCATCTAAAACCGTCTCATATGTATCAATAAGTTCTACCTGACAACCTAATTCTCGTAACGATTCTGGAATGACATTTCGCGCTAGATTGGCTCTTGGATAAAGAATGCGATCATTCGGTTGTACCAAAGGACGTAACATCTCTACCAATCCTTCAGCATGAAAATTTGGTGAGACATAGTCTACTGCGACACCATAGGACTCAATGGCCTTTGCTGTCTTGGGCCCGATCGCCACCACTTTTAATTTCTCCAAATCCGCTAGCGCAATTTGCTTTTCCTGCATACGATCAAAAAAAGCTGCAACTCCATTTACACTAGTTAAAATCAACCATTGAAAGGAAGATAGCATAGAGAGTGCCTGATCCAGAACCACACGGTTCGTAGGAGGATCAAAGCGAATTACTGGAAACTCTCTCACCTTCGCACCCATCTCTTGAAACAACTGAGACAGCTCACTCGCTTGGCTTTTTGCTCTGGTGACGAGTACCGTCCATCCCTGAAGAACCCCAGTCGGAGTCAATCGTTTCATTTCGAACACCTCATACTTGGGACAAGAGATGTTTGGCACCACGATCAATCAAATGTTGTGCCATCGTCTTTCCGAGTTCACTTGCATCTTCTCCAATTAAAGTGTCAGAGATCATTTTTTCTCCAGAAGGATCTCCTACAAGAGCAGTTAGAGAGACTTGTCCATCCTCCAAAATTTGAGCATAGGCGGCAATCGGTAAATGACAACCACCCTCGATAGTATGAAGGAAAGCTCTCTCTGCTTCCACAGCTAGATATGTTTTTTCACAGTGTATCTGTTGTAACAAGGAAAGTAATTCTGGCTCGTTCTCCCGAAT encodes the following:
- a CDS encoding uroporphyrinogen-III synthase, translating into MKRLTPTGVLQGWTVLVTRAKSQASELSQLFQEMGAKVREFPVIRFDPPTNRVVLDQALSMLSSFQWLILTSVNGVAAFFDRMQEKQIALADLEKLKVVAIGPKTAKAIESYGVAVDYVSPNFHAEGLVEMLRPLVQPNDRILYPRANLARNVIPESLRELGCQVELIDTYETVLDGENRQEIWEALQQGEIQVISFTSSSTVRSFHRLLIELDANYQFILKQVRIVCIGPITANTARELGLPVTEIADPYTLQGMIEAVIRLRTKENERDEKRLYTSSSTTPK